A stretch of DNA from Methylosinus sp. LW4:
CCGAACTTCAGCAGATCTTGCGCCGTGATCTTCATGCTGGTGGCGGCGTCCTGCGCCTTGGAGGAATCGCGCCACAGGATGGAGGCGGAGGCCTCCGGCGAGGCGACCGTATAGACGGAATGCTCCAGCATCAGCACCTTGTTGCAGCTGGCGATGGCGATGGCGCCGCCGGAGCCGCCTTCCCCCACCACCACGGCGACATTGGGCACGCCCAGCGACAGCGACACGTCGATGGAGCGGGCGATCGCCTCCGCCTGTCCGCGCTGCTCCGCGTCTATGCCGGGAAAAGCGCCGAAAGTGTCCACCAGCGAGATGACCGGCAGGCCGAATCGGTCGGCCAGCTCCATGAGACGGGCCGCCTTGCGATAGCCCTCCGGCCGCGCCATGCCGAAATTATGCTGGAGCCGGCTCTCCGTGTCGGAGCCCTTCTCCTGGCCGATGAGGCAGACCGGCTCGCCGCGAAAACGCGCGAAGCCGCCGACGATGGCGGAGTCCTCGCCGAACAGGCGGTCGCCGGCCAGCGGGGTGAACTCGCTGAACAAAAGCCGCACGTAATCGGAGAAATGCGGACGCTGCGCATG
This window harbors:
- a CDS encoding acetyl-CoA carboxylase carboxyltransferase subunit alpha, producing MRSYLDFEKPVAELETKVEELRALSKGDGVSIADELAKLEAKAHKALADLYASLTPTQKIQVARHAQRPHFSDYVRLLFSEFTPLAGDRLFGEDSAIVGGFARFRGEPVCLIGQEKGSDTESRLQHNFGMARPEGYRKAARLMELADRFGLPVISLVDTFGAFPGIDAEQRGQAEAIARSIDVSLSLGVPNVAVVVGEGGSGGAIAIASCNKVLMLEHSVYTVASPEASASILWRDSSKAQDAATSMKITAQDLLKFGIIDVIVAEPPGGAHRDPETAVAAVGEGIDDALAGLANLSRAQIVEARAERFLSVGRKV